The following coding sequences are from one Rutidosis leptorrhynchoides isolate AG116_Rl617_1_P2 chromosome 11, CSIRO_AGI_Rlap_v1, whole genome shotgun sequence window:
- the LOC139875534 gene encoding uncharacterized protein, which yields MVLNGLVLSMHSPSRFVVWLLMGERLKAQDRLKAWEVHHGSSLLCPLCNMVQDSHDHLFFSCTFSAQKDFVLLVSPFASRNVARIFVIKLLFAAFVYYVWQERNRHLFKKGGFSPVQLYETVYSTV from the exons ATGGTACTCAATGGTTTGGTTCTCTCAATGCATTCCCCGTCACGCTTTGTTGTTTGGCTTCTTATGGGTGAAAGGTTAAAGGCTCAAGATAGGCTAAAGGCTTGGGAGGTTCATCATGGTTCTTCGTTATTATGTCCTCTATGTAATATGGTGCAAGATTCTCATGATCACCTCTTCTTCTCATGTACGTTTTCGGCTCAG AAGGATTTTGTGCTTTTGGTGAGCCCGTTTGCTAGTAGGAATGTGGCTAGAATTTTCGTTATAAAGCTACTCTTTGCGGCCTTTGTGTACTATGTTTGGCAAGAAAGGAATCGTCATTTGTTCAAAAAAGGCGGTTTTTCTCCGGTGCAGCTTTATGAAACCGTTTATTCTACGGTTTGA
- the LOC139876634 gene encoding F-box/kelch-repeat protein At1g30090: MQRVRVSSQQVPIQKLGDSQLTVSPKFKLTANQSCLLDPFMESDSSLNGDPLIPGLPDDIALSCLLRLPVSSHLSSKSVCRRWYQLFRSKERFFTQRKQMGFKDPWLYVFAFHKCTGKVQWHVLDLTNFLWHTIPQMPCIDKVCPHGFRCVSLPFEGSLFVCGGVVFDADCPLNLVMKFNVQKNSWTVMKKMITPRSFFASGVINGKIYVAGGNSTDLLELNSVEVMDPQKGIWHPVANMRTNMASYDSAVVNGKLFVTEGWFWPFYVVPRGQVYDPKTDNWENLSDGLREGWTGTSVVIYDQLFVVTEHERTKLKVYDMKNDSWKTVDGPALPEQICKPFSVNCCNNRICVVGKNLNVAVGCILRVKECDNRSSRFSVRWKVVEAPAKFCNLTPSSAQVLFG, translated from the coding sequence ATGCAAAGGGTCCGTGTTTCATCACAACAAGTACCAATACAGAAACTAGGCGATTCACAGTTGACAGTATCTCCGAAATTTAAGTTAACTGCAAATCAATCATGTTTACTTGATCCGTTTATGGAATCGGATTCAAGTCTTAATGGGGATCCACTTATACCTGGGCTGCCTGATGATATAGCTTTAAGTTGTCTTCTAAGGCTACCTGTCTCTAGTCACTTAAGTAGCAAATCGGTTTGCAGACGTTGGTATCAGTTATTTAGGAGCAAAGAACGGTTTTTTACACAACGAAAACAAATGGGGTTTAAAGATCCATGGTTATATGTATTCGCGTTTCATAAATGTACAGGAAAGGTTCAATGGCATGTTCTTGATCTTACTAATTTTTTATGGCATACGATTCCACAAATGCCTTGTATCGATAAGGTCTGTCCACATGGATTTAGATGTGTTTCGTTACCATTTGAAGGGTCACTTTTTGTTTGTGGGGGTGTTGTTTTTGACGCCGATTGCCCgttaaatttagtaatgaaattcaatGTTCAAAAGAATTCGTGGACCGTTATGAAGAAAATGATCACTCCAAGGTCGTTTTTCGCGAGTGGGGTTATAAATGGGAAGATTTATGTAGCGGGTGGGAATAGTACGGATCTTTTGGAGCTAAATTCGGTTGAGGTTATGGACCCACAAAAGGGGATATGGCACCCAGTTGCTAATATGCGCACAAACATGGCGTCTTATGATTCAGCGGTTGTTAATGGGAAGCTTTTTGTGACAGAAGGGTGGTTTTGGCCGTTTTATGTTGTACCGAGGGGTCAAGTTTATGATCCGAAAACGGATAATTGGGAAAATTTGTCTGATGGGCTTAGAGAAGGATGGACGGGTACTAGTGTAGTTATTTACGATCAGTTATTTGTGGTAACTGAACACGAGAGGACTAAACTTAAGGTTTATGATATGAAGAACGATTCATGGAAAACAGTTGACGGGCCAGCGTTACCTGAACAAATATGTAAGCCATTTTCAGTAAATTGCTGTAATAATAGAATTTGTGTTGTGGGGAAAAATCTTAACGTTGCTGTGGGTTGTATTTTGAGAGTAAAGGAATGTGATAATCGTTCGTCGAGGTTTTCGGTTCGATGGAAAGTTGTTGAAGCGCCTGCGAAGTTTTGTAACTTGACGCCTTCGAGTGCACAGGTTCTGTTTGGGTAG